The Mycolicibacterium duvalii DNA window CCGCCTCGAGCAGCACGTCGGTGGTGGTCTCGCGAACCTCGGTGGTGCCCGCGCCCATCACCCCGCCGATCGCCGCGGTGGCCACATCGTCGACGATCAGCACGTCGGCGGGATCGAGGGTGCGCTCCACATCGTCGAGGGTCACCACGGTCTCCCCCGGCTCCGCGAACCGGACCCGGAAACCGCCGGTGATCAGCGAGCGGTCGTGGGCGTGCATCGGATGGCCGAGCTCGAGCATGACGTAGTTGGTCACGTCGACCGCCGGTGAGATCGCACGGATGCCGCTGAGCAATAACCGGCGCTGCACCCACCAGGGCGACACCGCGTTCGGGTCGATCCCGGCGACCGGACGCAGACCGAAGCGCAGCACCCCGGTGTCGGCGTCGATGGACAGGGGCAGCGCCTCGCCGTCGGCGGGCAGCGGCGGCACTCGGGCCGGATCGAAAGCCGGGTCGGTGAAGTTGAGGTCGTAGGCGTTGGCGATCTCGCGCGCCATGCCCCGCACCGACAGGCAGTATCCGCGGTCCGGTGTGATCGCCAGGTCGAAGACCACGTCGTCGAGGCCGAGCACCGCGTCGGCGGCCGCGCCCGGCTCCGCCGTGCCCGGCGGCAGTACGAGGATGCCGGAGTGGTCGGTGCCGAGATTGAGCTCCGATGCCGAGCAGATCATGCCGTCGGAGGTTCGTCCGTATGTCTTTCGGCTCGCGATCGCGAAATCGCCCGGCAGCACGGCGCCGGGCAGCGCCACCACCACAAGGTCACCCACGGCGAAATTCTGGGCACCGCAGACGATGTCGCGAGGCTGCGGTTCTCCGATGTCGACCTTGACCGCTCGGATGGGTTTCTTGAACTCGGTGAGCTCCTCGATCTCGCCCACCCGGCCGACGACCAAGGGACCGCTGACCGGACCGAGCCGGATGACCTCCTCGACTTCGTGGCCGATCCGGATGAAGGTCTCTTCGAGCTCCTCGGGAGAGACATCCCAGCCGGGGGCGCCGGCCGAGACGATGTCGCGCAGCCAGCTGTACGGAAGGCGCATCAGGCTCCCACCCCGAACGGCAACGAGAAGCGGACGTCGCCCTCGACCATGTCGCGCATGTCCGGGATACCGTTGCGGAACTGCAGGGTGCGCTCCAATCCCATACCGAAGGCGAAGCCGGAATACACGTCAGGGTCGATACCGCAGGCGCGCAGCACATTCGGGTTGACCATGCCGCAGCCGCCCCACTCGACCCAGCCCGGCCCGCCCTTCTTGTTCGGGAACCAGATGTCGACCTCGGCCGACGGCTCGGTGAACGGGAAGAAGTGCGGACGGAACCGGGTGCGCCCCTGCGGACCGAACTGCGCGCGGGCGAACGCGTCGAGGGTGCCGCGCAGGTGCGCCATGGTCAGGCCTTTGTCCACGGCGAGGCCCTCGACCTGGTGGAACACCGGGGTGTGGGTGGCGTCGAGTTCGTCGGTGCGGAAAGTCCGACCGATGGAGATGATGTAGACCGGCAGCTCACGCTCGAGGAGCGCGCGAATCTGTACGGGCGAGGTGTGCGTGCGCAGCACCTGACGCGAACCGTCCGGGGCCACGTGGAAGGTGTCCTGTTCGCTGCGGGCCGGGTGGTCCGGCGGAAAGTTCAGCGCGTCGAAATTGAACTGCTCGGTCTCCACCTCTGGACCCTCGGCAAGCTCCCAGCCCATCGCGACGAAGGTGTCGGCGATGTTCTCGGCGAGGATCGTGATGGGGTGGCGGGCACCGACCGGCTGACGGGTCGACGGCAAGGTCACGTCGATGCGTTCGGCCACGAGCACCGCGGCGTCGCGCTCGGCCCGTAACTCGGCCAGCCGGGTGTCGTAGGCCCGCTGGGTCTCGGTACGCGCGACGTTGACCCGCTTGCCCGCATCGGCCCGCTCGGCTTTGGGCAGCGTGCCCAGGGCCTGCCGCGCCACCGCGACCGGTGCGCGGTCGCCGAGGTGTTCGGTCTTGGCCCGAGCGAGCTCGTCGAGATCGGCGGCCTGCTCGAACGCACGCCGGGCTGCGCTGACCGCTTCGGCCAACGCGTCGTCTGAGAGGTCTACTGGCTGATCAGCCACCCGGCGATCATAGGGGATACCGTCGCGGCCGCTCCGCCTGCGCGTACCTCTACGACGCGTCGGCGGCTTTGAGCCGGTACATCGCGAAGTCGGCGGGAACGCCGTCGGCTTTGTGCGCGAACAGTTGTCGGCGCAACCTGCGTGCGGTCACACCGAGGGTGTCGAAGTCTTCCGGCGGAATACGCTCCAACGTCGCTTGTGAGACCACCAGTTCGCCGCGGGTGGCGCGTTCCATCACGCGAGCCGCCAGGTTCACGTCCACTCCCAGCCAGTCCGAGCCCAGGCGCTGAGGCCGCCCGGTGTGCACGCCGACGCGCATCCGCGGCGTGTAGCCCTCGACGTCGAGCTTCTTGACCGCCTCACGGGCGGTCAGGACCGCGCGCACAGCTGTCGTCGGGTCGGCGAAGACCGCCATCAGCCCGTCGCCCATGCGTTTGACGATGTGGCCGCCGGCTTCCAGCAACGGGGGCTCGACTACCTGCGAGACCCTTCGCAACAACCGCAGCGTCGCGTCGTCGCCTGCGGTCAGCGACCACGCCGAGAACCCCACCAGGTCGGTGAACACGAGCGTCACCTCGGCGTTGGCCGGCCGTCCGGAGACGCGTTCGGTCAGCGCCTGCCAGACCTGCAGCGCCCCCAGGCTCACCTCGCGGGTCACGGCCTCGCGCTCGAGCAGGCGGTCGGCCGCTCGGGCCGCCGCACGCGGGCCACCCACTCCGGCGACCGACAGCGGGTCGCCGAAATCGGGGTCGC harbors:
- a CDS encoding adenylate/guanylate cyclase domain-containing protein, which produces MDDDPPGEQTRGLSSGPIDWFRNANHHTKVISLVRRARKALPGDPDFGDPLSVAGVGGPRAAARAADRLLEREAVTREVSLGALQVWQALTERVSGRPANAEVTLVFTDLVGFSAWSLTAGDDATLRLLRRVSQVVEPPLLEAGGHIVKRMGDGLMAVFADPTTAVRAVLTAREAVKKLDVEGYTPRMRVGVHTGRPQRLGSDWLGVDVNLAARVMERATRGELVVSQATLERIPPEDFDTLGVTARRLRRQLFAHKADGVPADFAMYRLKAADAS
- the pheS gene encoding phenylalanine--tRNA ligase subunit alpha, with the protein product MADQPVDLSDDALAEAVSAARRAFEQAADLDELARAKTEHLGDRAPVAVARQALGTLPKAERADAGKRVNVARTETQRAYDTRLAELRAERDAAVLVAERIDVTLPSTRQPVGARHPITILAENIADTFVAMGWELAEGPEVETEQFNFDALNFPPDHPARSEQDTFHVAPDGSRQVLRTHTSPVQIRALLERELPVYIISIGRTFRTDELDATHTPVFHQVEGLAVDKGLTMAHLRGTLDAFARAQFGPQGRTRFRPHFFPFTEPSAEVDIWFPNKKGGPGWVEWGGCGMVNPNVLRACGIDPDVYSGFAFGMGLERTLQFRNGIPDMRDMVEGDVRFSLPFGVGA